A region from the Brassica napus cultivar Da-Ae chromosome C8, Da-Ae, whole genome shotgun sequence genome encodes:
- the LOC106364838 gene encoding putative RING-H2 finger protein ATL69 → MGLDRWLALLYPRVQGGRREKECCSVCLMRMEDEDAIKSLPCSHEFHSLCVDTWFDVSRKICCPLCRFSPATILLTDELFLWFSSFHF, encoded by the coding sequence ATGGGTCTTGACAGGTGGCTGGCTTTGCTGTACCCAAGAGTGCAAGGAGGAAGGAGAGAAAAGGAGTGTTGCAGTGTGTGTTTGATGAGAATGGAGGACGAGGATGCGATCAAGTCCTTGCCTTGTTCCCATGAGTTTCATAGTCTCTGCGTTGACACTTGGTTCGATGTCAGCCGGAAGATTTGCTGTCCACTCTGCCGGTTTTCACCAGCTACCATCCTCCTCACCGATGAACTGTTCCTCTGGTTCTCTTCTTTTCATTTCTGA
- the LOC111208846 gene encoding pentatricopeptide repeat-containing protein At3g51320-like has product MAKASSIRQFVTSRSNANSPVLGLLKSFKLLNESSSIEHLFQVHARLITSGNFWDSSWAIRLLKSSSRFGDASYTVSIFRSIGKLYNANTVFKTYWVSSTPHKALSFYFDVLRCGFVPDSYTFVSLFSCIGKIDSGKMCHGQAIKHGCDQVLAVQNSLMNMYTCCGALDLAKKVFVEIPKRDIVSWNSLMSGLVRRGDVCSARKLFDEMPERNLVSWNIMIDAYLGANNPGVSISLFREMVGEGDESTLVLLLKACGRSARLKEGRSVHASLIRTMVNSNVVVDTALVDMYGKCKEVELARRIFHSVSRRNRVTWNVMILAHSLHGNPEDGFELFEAMISGDLIPDEVTFVGVLCGSARSGLLSQGKRYYALMVEEFQIKPNFGHLWCMANLYSSAGFPEEAEGILKNLPEEDVTPESTKWANLLSSTRFTGNPALGESIAKSLIEKDPLNYKYYHLLMNVYSVAGRWEDVDRVREIVKERKIGRVPGCGLVDLKEIVHDLRLGCEEVDKVVTETSVDENVTVMY; this is encoded by the coding sequence ATGGCAAAAGCTTCTTCTATTCGCCAATTCGTCACATCCAGATCTAACGCCAACTCCCCCGTTCTCGGTCTTCttaaaagtttcaaacttcTCAACGAATCAAGCTCCATTGAACACCTCTTCCAAGTCCACGCGAGGCTCATCACCTCCGGTAACTTCTGGGATTCCTCTTGGGCCATCAGATTGTTGAAGTCTTCTTCGCGTTTCGGTGACGCTAGCTACACCGTTTCGATATTCCGCAGCATTGGGAAGCTCTACAACGCGAATACTGTGTTTAAGACGTACTGGGTCTCTTCCACTCCTCATAAAGCATTGAGCTTTTACTTTGATGTACTGAGATGTGGGTTTGTTCCTGACTCCTACACCTTCGTCTCCTTGTTTAGCTGTATCGGGAAGATTGATTCCGGCAAAATGTGTCACGGGCAGGCTATTAAGCATGGATGCGATCAAGTTTTGGCCGTTCAGAACTCGTTAATGAATATGTATACTTGTTGCGGTGCCTTGGATCTTGCGAAGAAGGTGTTTGTTGAAATACCCAAGCGAGATATTGTGTCTTGGAACTCGTTGATGTCTGGGTTGGTGAGACGGGGTGATGTGTGCTCTGCTCGCAAgctgttcgatgaaatgcctgagagaaATTTGGTTTCTTGGAATATCATGATCGATGCTTATTTGGGTGCTAACAACCCTGGTGTTTCGATTAGTTTGTTCCGTGAGATGGTGGGAGAAGGAGACGAGAGTACTTTGGTTTTGTTACTGAAAGCTTGTGGAAGATCAGCTAGACTTAAGGAAGGTAGGTCGGTTCATGCTTCTTTGATAAGAACGATGGTGAATTCGAACGTGGTCGTTGATACAGCTCTTGTTGACATGTATGGAAAGTGCAAGGAAGTAGAGTTAGCACGTAGGATATTCCACAGTGTATCCCGTAGGAACAGAGTTACGTGGAATGTGATGATATTGGCACATAGTCTTCACGGGAATCCTGAAGATGGGTTTGAATTGTTTGAAGCCATGATCAGTGGTGATCTCATTCCCGATGAAGTAACGTTTGTTGGTGTTCTCTGCGGTTCTGCTAGATCCGGACTTCTTTCACAGGGAAAAAGGTACTACGCCCTGATGGTTGAAGAGTTCCAGATCAAACCCAACTTTGGACACCTATGGTGCATGGCTAATCTTTACTCCAGCGCTGGGTTCCCTGAAGAAGCAGAGGGGATTCTGAAGAACTTGCCAGAGGAAGATGTGACGCCAGAATCTACAAAATGGGCTAACTTGCTCAGCTCTACACGTTTCACAGGAAACCCGGCCCTTGGGGAAAGCATTGCCAAGTCACTGATAGAAAAAGATCCTCTGAACTACAAGTATTACCATTTGTTGATGAACGTTTACAGTGTTGCGGGGCGGTGGGAGGATGTTGATAGAGTGAGAGAGATAGTGAAGGAGAGGAAAATTGGACGAGTACCTGGGTGTGGCCTAGTGGACTTGAAAGAGATTGTCCATGACCTGAGACTAGGATGCGAAGAGGTAGACAAGGTGGTTACTGAGACTAGTGTAGACGAAAATGTGACAGTCATGTACTGA
- the LOC106364839 gene encoding aspartyl protease family protein 1-like, with protein MALARHVFLLLSVVVLSWGLERCEATGKFSFEVHHMLSDAVKQNLGFDNLVPEEGSLEYFKVLAQRDLFRGRGLASNNEDSPLTSAEGNLTVFVSFLGSLHYANVSVGTPATWFLVALDTGSDLFWLPCNCGVTCISDLKDAGFPQSVPLNLYSPNTSSTSSSIRCSDDRCFESSRCSSPSSSVCPYQVSESTTTTSTGTLLQDVFHLITEDADLKPVEANVTLGCGQRQTGLFQNFQAVNGVLGLGVKDYSVPSLLAKAKIAANSFSICFGRVIGVVGRISFGDKGYTDQSETPFISVEPSTAYGVNVTGLSVGAKPVGFSMFAQFDTGSSYTHLREPAYSAFTKAFNSRALDIRRPSDPQFPFEFCYNLSPNATNITFPPIDMTFEGGSVMSIKNPFVTIKTEGGGRMYCLSIVKIEDLSPNIIGQNLMAGYRIVFDRERMVLGWKRSNCFEDESLTSTPPAEFGDSPPPPSESEGPSPPKFEAPSPPTESNPLLRSPPPPPLVFTTTPPSDSTGSPGSSGVANVIPLASQLLLLLSLFAFL; from the exons ATGGCTTTAGCACGCCATGTGTTTTTGTTATTGTCTGTGGTAGTGTTATCATGGGGACTTGAGAGATGCGAGGCTACTGGGAAGTTCAGCTTCGAAGTTCACCACATGTTATCTGACGCTGTCAAGCAGAATCTCGGGTTTGACAATCTTGTCCCTGAAGAAGGAAGTTTGGAGTACTTCAAGGTCTTGGCCCAACGTGATCTCTTCAGAGGTCGAGGTCTCGCTTCCAACAACGAAGATTCCCCTCTCACTTCCGCTGAAGGAAACCTCACGGTTTTCGTCAGTTTCTTGGGATC acTGCATTACGCAAATGTATCTGTGGGAACACCGGCTACTTGGTTCCTTGTGGCTTTGGACACAGGCAGCGATTTGTTCTGGTTGCCTTGCAATTGTGGTGTTACTTGCATCAGCGACTTGAAAGATGCTGGCTTTCCACAG AGTGTACCACTGAATCTATACAGTCCCAATACATCTTCCACAAGTTCTAGCATCAGATGCAGTGACGATCGTTGCTTTGAATCCAGCCGctgttcttctccttcttcaagtGTTTGTCCTTATCAGGTTTCCGAGTCTACCACCACAACCTCGACGGGAACATTGTTACAAGACGTGTTTCATCTCATCACAGAGGATGCGGATTTAAAGCCTGTGGAAGCTAACGTCACGCTTGG TTGCGGTCAGAGACAGACAGGTCTGTTCCAGAACTTTCAAGCCGTGAACGGTGTTCTCGGGCTTGGTGTCAAGGACTATTCTGTTCCTAGCCTTCTCGCTAAAGCCAAAATCGCCGCAAACTCCTTCTCGATATGTTTCGGACGTGTCATTGGCGTTGTTGGAAGAATCAGTTTCGGAGACAAAGGCTACACAGACCAGTCTGAGACTCCCTTCATTTCTGTTGAACCAAG tACGGCTTATGGTGTGAACGTGACGGGACTATCAGTGGGGGCCAAACCTGTTGGGTTTAGCATGTTTGCACAGTTCGACACTGGCTCATCATACACACACTTAAGAGAGCCAGCATATAGTGCTTTTACCAAAGCT TTTAACAGCCGTGCCTTGGACATTCGACGACCATCCGATCCTCAGTTTCCGTTTGAGTTCTGTTACAACTTAAG TCCAAACGCTACAAACATTACTTTCCCCCCAATAGATATGACTTTTGAAGGAGGGTCAGTGATGAGCATCAAGAATCCTTTTGTCACAATAAAGACCGAG GGAGGGGGTAGGATGTACTGCCTGAGTATTGTGAAGATCGAAGATCTTAGCCCTAACATCATTGGAC AGAACTTGATGGCTGGATACCGCATTGTATTCGACCGGGAGAGGATGGTTTTGGGTTGGAAGCGGTCTAATT GTTTTGAGGATGAAAGCTTAACATCTACTCCACCAGCAGAGTTTGGagattctccaccaccaccatcagaGTCTGAAGGTCCTTCACCACCAAAGTTTGAAGCTCCTTCACCACCCACAGAATCCAATCCACTACTTcgttctcctcctcctcctcctttggTTTTTACTACTACACCACCTAGTGACTCCACAGGAAGTCCTGGCTCGAGCGGTGTAGCCAATGTCATCCCTCTTGCATCTCAGCTCCTGCTTCTGCTATCTCTTTTTGCCTTCCTCTGA